The Panthera leo isolate Ple1 chromosome D4, P.leo_Ple1_pat1.1, whole genome shotgun sequence nucleotide sequence TGGACgggggattgggggtggggtgggggagacagtgTAGTGTGAGAAAAAGACATAAACTGGATTCTAACGATCCTCAATCAttcaagggaggagagaaaagagacacaaagaataCACAAGTATACTGACCATTCAGTAGAAGGATAACAAGAGAGGATGGTGAGGAGCGTATTTGAGGAAATACATTGTGCTTAGAAGAGTGTCAGTGGATTCACGGACGATGTGGATTTAATTGCCTGCTGTGTCAGAAAAATAGATACCATCGGTGACCTTCATGAGAGCTGGTTTGGTGGAATTAATAAGCAGAAACCACCCCGGAGTGGATGGAAGCCTTAATAAGAGAAGTTAGTGCCTCTGAAGCGGAGAAGACAGCGTGGGATCTGGAAAATGTTGTGGGGTAGTTTTTCTGTGCGTCGTTCTGCCTTTTATGCCATATGGTTTCCTGTGGGTGATTTCATGAAATTGATGCACTGGCATGTTAATGTGttaattgcatttattttgattCATGATTTACTTAATTACTTTCAATGGTTTATCCTTAGTTTTTACTACCTTGTATATCAGCAAGCTATTCATCTTTAAGAATTCACTAGGCAGGAATAGTTAACTAATTCAATCCTTCATCAAAACATCTGTTACCACTGACACAATAATGTTTCCTGGAATTATTGGCTTTATGAATTCAGTTACTTAACTTTGATCACTGTGACATTGGTTTACTACAGCAGTTTTCTGCcatgtttcattttctaagaGAGTTTGATATGATAAGAATTCTCTTATGTTACTCACCGGTAATTTTCCCTAATTTTGTAACTACTACAATCATTGGTGGATCCCAAAATAGCAAAATTATTATGGACATAAAGACAGACaggttttcttaaaatgaaagtgGGAAGCTGGGTCAGGCATTCTCTTTGTTAATActtaaggcaaagaaaaatttaGTTAAAATCAGCTGAAAATACAACACCAAGAAGGAAATCCATAGAGCACAAGAGCGTCGTATATAATTCAGGAGTAATTATAGTAGAatattatgggggcgcctgggtggctcagttggttaagagtctgacttcagctcagatcatgatctcgcggtgtgtgagttcgagccctgcattgggctctgtgctgacagctcagagcctggaacctgcttcggattctgtgtctccctctctctctcttcccctcccctgctcacactctgtgtctctttctctctcaaaaataaataaacattaaaaaaaaaccttatgatAGTAGAATATTATGCATGAAGTCATGCACATGAAAGGCACCGAGCATTGCATCTTCCTGAGAGTAATGACTAAAAACATGGCTCGTATTTTCCTAGTTTTCTTCAGACAGCTATATATGACAATAGCGTTTGTCTCTTTCTACACAATTCTTACCAAGCTTTCCTGTCCTACCTTGCACTAACTGACCTTCAAAGGAGGCAGCCTAAAAAACCAGAATTCTATCGTGAATTCTAGAGATGGCTGACTGATTCATTCCTCATTTCGAAAAAGTGTCTTATTTATATTCAGTGATGAAACGGTGGCTTGTGTTAATATCTGAGCGTTGAGAATACACATCTAGGTGGAAGTACAGAAGGACATGATGTTTCTTTAATATTCtggcacctgcccctcccccagcattcCAGGACACTTTTCCCCTGCCCTAAGGGTTTCCTCCCTGTCCCAGACGGAAGTTCCCACGCACCGTGGTTGCTCACTCCCTTGACCTGTCAGCCTATTTCTGTTCCGTTGCGGTCTCAGCTTAAAGTTTCCCTTAAGAGCAGCACATCACAAGTAGAAAGCAAAAACCAAATGAAACGTCTAGGTTTTGCAGAAACACCTGCAAGAGagactttcttttaatttccacTGAATGTGATGTAATAGCAACTGAGgctaaaaggaaacagaaagcgGGATCCCGTTGAAGGGTGGGCGAATGAAGCTCCTTTCAGGGAAGACCGCCCCCTGGTGGCCATGTGCTACTGGGGCAGCGACCAAAACTGGGGGAAGGGTTTGGGATGCATGCAGAAATTCGACTTCTTCCTGAAATTGTCCCTTTAAGCTACGACTTAAAGGACTTAAAGGactcaaatattcaaaatattaaatattaaatattcaaaagttTTGGAGAACTTAGCTGCAGGGCCAGAGGCACTGGCCAGGGGATTGAGCCCCCACCTGCCAACTTTCCATCCCCAGGCACTTCTGGCCAACCTGACAGGGGACACGGAGGAGACAGGGCCTGTTGCCAGATGCCCACTGATGGGCTTGGCAAGATCACTTGCAGCAGCAGCGGAAGCAGCCAACGTTCTCCAGCTTCAGAAGTCAGAGTGTGCATCGGGCCATAGCTCCACCCTCTGCCGGCTGATTGCTGGGCTGCGGTGGTCAAGGCCCCCAGATGCCCAGTCCAGCACAGAAACACAAAACTCGGGGAACCCTGCCCACACATCTACACCCAGGCGCTCATCTGTGCCTGTGTTTGGGCATGACTGTGTTCTGATTACAGGTGCAAGAGGCTCGTTTCTTCAAAAAACCACAGCTGCACATCTGAAAACGTAAAGGTGTCGAAAGTCCGCAGCCACTGGGGAAcatggaaggagaagagaaatgtaaAAGGGTCCATGGGATCAGTGACATGTCCTCAGGGGGTGGAACAACACCAAAGGGCAGCATTGAGTCCAGGCTCTCCAGAGCCTTCAGTTCCGGACCCTGAGAAGATTCAAGTGGACATTGGGAGCACAGACTTCTCCTATGTGGACATGGCCAATAGTAGTGTCCCCAGCAGGGGTGACGATGACATCACAGCAGCCTGCAGGGTAttggaagggaggggggggggctacTCCAGTGCCAGCTGCAAACTTCTGTCTCAATTGGCAGAAAAATCTACTGCCTTATGACTATTTAAAAGGGATTTTGTCAACTTGTCCTTAGAATGTCAAGTCAGTCCATTTAGGTGACTCATACCACAGCCCCTGTTGCCGTCCAAAACATAGACGACAACCctttggcatctgaagtggaatTTGGAATCCTTGATCACCTCACCCTTCCTGCCATACTGATTTCATGCCATAGCCTTTCTGAATTCCAATGTCCATTTCTATCCTTCATTCCCTTAAGAGGTGCTTCCAGAAAAGTCATTATCTCAATTCTCCTTATGGTTTTGACCTTGGATCTTTCCTCCCATCAGGATAATTTATTCCTCTAGATTTATATTCTCTCTAAACCGTTGTATAAATGACTGTGATCCCAATGGGTCCATTGAGAAGACTGAATTCATCATTTCAAAGATCTTAGAATAGTTAGCATCCAATCAACCCCGGTGTTATCATCATAAAACATCATCATCCTTATTATTATGCAGATGAAGAGCAGAATCTTTTAGGACCATCCAATTCCCTTTCTCAGGGCAATACTGCCATTGAGTGAGTGGCTTTCTTAACGAGGTAGCGTGCTCGGGCAAGGCAAATATCTGCGATCCTGATCCTTCCACACGGGGTTAGCAGGTGGGGTCTGCTTGCCAGTCTCTTGTGAGCTGGTTGATGCGACCCCTGTCGTCTCTCCTCAGAGCTGATCATATGGGGATTAAGTGAAAGTAAAATCAGGTGCTGGTCTTGCAGAGCTGAGGGCCGTCCGTGGATCCAGGAGTTggtcttctctgagcctctggctGACACAGCTCTTTTGCTGATTTGGGGGAACTCGGGGTGGCCTTCGTTCTTCTCTCTGCCAGAGCTCCCAGTCCCTGGTTCTGCTGCACCGAATCGCGCTCACTTACATTTTGTCAGCAGAAAGGTCACTTCTTTCACTTTCGTGACATTTGGACTTAACCTttgtgaggtttttgtttgtttgtttgtttgtttgtttttgcccaTGCAGAACTGTCATGATTTGCTTTCTAGGAAAGTTGAAATGGGAAACAACACAACTGATGTTTtgaaaatgatagagaaaaatggGGCAGCCCCTTGGCCTTTCTTTAACTTCCCTTTGTATTAACCTCAGGATGATGTAGAACACGAcgcaggaggaggaagacagactATGTCACCACTGTGTAAAAACTAAGTTATtagaattctttttgttgttatcttcatttaatttaaaatgacagatcatgaataaataaaggaaaaaagacatatCTCTCTGACATAGTAGCCTCGGCCTCATCCCCTTCATTCTGAGCATGAGAGGGAGGAACAGACTAAGAAGCTAAACAGAAATGCCTAGACTGAATGAACACCTGAGAATCGCTAGTTTCTGGGCTGAAAGATTCCACTGAGAGGCATCATCAGTGAGTCCCCTGAGCCCAGCTCAGAAGTTTTGAGTCTAACTAGTGTTCAATGATTGAAGTAAAAGATTGAACAATAAAAGCTATGGTggcaaaataaaagtattttcttactAAAGGTGAAATGATTACAGTTGGGTCACTCCCCTCCTTAGAGGAAACAAACTTTTGCCCTTGGCATCTGAGAGCTGTTGACActttgaggaggaggagaggaggaggtcaACACTGAGAGCTAGGGTCCCTCACAAAAACACtccaggggtggagggaaggaatgaGGGGCATTAACTTTTTTGCTAACAAAGAAACCAGTGCCTCCACAGCAGGGGAATTCTAATGTCCTCGGGACAAGGTGAGCCTGCCCTCGGGGAGTGAGTCCAGGAGAGGTTGGGTTGAGGACACTCAGTCACTCCAGAGGAACATGTTAGTAGAGGTGATAACAACCTTGCGCGTGAGGGtttgctgagaaaataaaatgatctggGATTAGAATCTTCACAGCTACATGTCCCAGACCGGAACGGGGCTTCCTGCTGGGGACACTGGCACAGCCTGAGGAGCACTGTAGATGGGTTACAAAATGGCAGAAGGATAGTGTCTGTATTAGTCTTGACCCTGAGGCTCCAGTGAAGCATAACTGCATGGACCTGCATCAATTATTTCTAGAATGAAGAGAAACATCCAAGAAACTCATTCACTTATCACCACAAGCCTCTAATGTGAATACAACAGTAATTAAAACCCAGTCCTGGTTCTAAAGAGCTTATTTACCGTACGTGGTCTGGTCAGAACGTAGCAAGATACAAAAACCCATAGGAATGAAGGAGCCTGTCTCTGTATGAAGTAAAGAGGGTAAAAACCTAGTCCACGATCAAGGCCAAAGTTTCTTTCTAACACAAAGAGCCATGTtcatatatgaaaacatatatgTGAGCAGGTGTGTGTATGAGTACCTACATGCCTACATCACTCCAGTCTTTAGGACAAAGACGTTTCTCATTTGGTTGATAAGTGTCCATTGGGGTGGACATATCAGAAGTTTATTGGGAAATAAAGTTTCCATTGCCAACGTAGTACTTTAGATTGATGACATCTTCTTACACAATAAGGAGAAtgcataaatgaaaacaaaaaaaggaagtagaagtggagaggatgtgcagaaaaTGAAATTGTCCGCGTTCCCTATTTAAGAGCCATGCTTCGAGGCCGTGCTCAGAGAACCTCGGCCCCGAGGTCCCCCAGCTCAGCCCGGCCAGCAGCCCCCTCGGCTTCCCCATGGCTCTCCTGCGCCCTCTGCTGACCGCCCTGGCGCTGCTCACCTGCCGCCCTGGAGGCTCTCTGGGCTGTGCCCTGCCTGGGAGCCACGCGCAGGTTAGCAGGGACAACTTGGTGCTCCTGGGCCAGATGCGGCGACTGTCCCCTTTCTTGTGCCTGCGGGCCAGAAAAGACTTCCGCTTCCCCCGGGAGATGCTGGAGGGCGGCCAGCTCCGGGAGGCccaggccgccgccgccgtccTGCGGGAGCTGCTTCAGCAGACCTTCAACCTGTTGCACACGGAGCGCTCCTCGGCGGCCTGGAGCCCCGCGCCGCTGCACGGACTCCGCTCTGGCCTCCACCGGCAGCTGGAAGCCCTGGACGCCTGCCTGGTGCAGGCCACGGGCGAGGGAGAGCGCGCCCCGGGGATGCACGGCCCTGCCCTGGCCATCAAGAGGTACTTCCAGGACATCCGCGTCTACCTGGAGGACCAGGGATACAGTGACTGCGCCTGGGAAATTGTCAGACTGGAAATCATGAGAGCCTTGTCCTCCTCGGCGACCTTGCAAGACAGCTTGGCCATCAAGGATGGAGACCTGGGGTCACCTTGAAGTGATTCTCATTGCCTGACGTGCCACATCATCCTGCACTATGCCTGCTCACTTCAAGAGACTCATTCCTGCTTTAGTAGAGAATTCATTGAATTTAACTCAACAAATACTTTGTGAATAGTATGaagaagatgttttaaaaaattcagcttCAGGATTGTTAGTCTCTAAGAGATGACTTCTCTGATGCTtggtttcccttttttaaaaaagttatttatttatttatttatttatttatttatttatatgtattctttCTTGCATCTATCGTATTTATAGAATTCAGAAATTACAGACAGTGAAATGTTCATCtttaaattgcattaaaatttacaaaacatattTACCCCTCCATGTTATTAAATTTGCATTTCGctttatatgttatatacttaTCAAAGAGAACTTCTCGAATGTTTGTTCTAAAATCAAAACCCACATCATTGTAAATGATATTGAGGAACAGatagtaaaatttatttactcattcattccatgCAGAGTATATGTCAAAACGGGAGTATCTAAATGACAAATGTGTAATTGTGGTCAAGAACT carries:
- the LOC122205264 gene encoding interferon omega-1-like, with the protein product MALLRPLLTALALLTCRPGGSLGCALPGSHAQVSRDNLVLLGQMRRLSPFLCLRARKDFRFPREMLEGGQLREAQAAAAVLRELLQQTFNLLHTERSSAAWSPAPLHGLRSGLHRQLEALDACLVQATGEGERAPGMHGPALAIKRYFQDIRVYLEDQGYSDCAWEIVRLEIMRALSSSATLQDSLAIKDGDLGSP